A genomic segment from Desulfurispirillum indicum S5 encodes:
- the truA gene encoding tRNA pseudouridine(38-40) synthase TruA, which translates to MTEGTTNRRIALKVAYDGTHYHGWQTQENAANTIQAILEHAAGSVCNHPLYIHGSGRTDTGVHARGQICHLTTTSTIPLFKIIMGMNSMLPRDIRVRNAFDVDEDFHSQYSTHSKKYSYAILHGCQPDPLQRLYSWHVRQTIDPARLQEELNHFVGEHDFKACRAKKATTKTTVRTIYSIGVRVESPHKLHIHFHGNGFLKHMIRIMVGTAVDRAIGCLDRSIPEILLSRDRTRGGRTAAPCGLVMEEVLYEQYDFSADFRIT; encoded by the coding sequence ATGACCGAAGGAACCACCAACCGGCGCATAGCCCTGAAAGTCGCCTATGACGGCACCCATTACCACGGCTGGCAGACCCAGGAAAACGCCGCAAACACCATCCAGGCCATTCTGGAGCACGCGGCGGGAAGCGTATGCAATCACCCGCTGTATATCCATGGTTCCGGCCGCACCGACACCGGTGTGCACGCCCGGGGGCAGATCTGCCATCTGACCACCACCAGCACGATTCCCCTGTTCAAGATCATCATGGGCATGAACTCCATGCTGCCCCGTGATATCCGTGTGCGCAACGCCTTTGATGTGGATGAAGATTTCCACAGCCAGTATTCAACCCACAGCAAAAAATACAGTTATGCCATTCTGCACGGCTGTCAGCCCGATCCTCTGCAGCGGCTTTACAGCTGGCATGTGCGACAGACCATCGATCCGGCTCGTCTGCAGGAGGAGTTGAACCACTTTGTGGGCGAGCACGACTTCAAAGCCTGCCGGGCCAAGAAAGCCACCACCAAAACCACCGTCCGCACCATCTATTCCATCGGTGTCCGGGTGGAGAGCCCCCACAAGCTGCACATTCACTTCCATGGCAATGGGTTCCTCAAACACATGATCCGCATCATGGTCGGCACCGCCGTAGATCGCGCCATCGGGTGCCTGGATCGCAGCATTCCGGAAATACTCCTGAGTCGTGACCGTACCCGGGGTGGCAGGACAGCGGCCCCCTGCGGGTTAGTGATGGAGGAAGTGCTCTACGAGCAATACGACTTCAGCGCTGACTTCCGCATCACCTGA